The following nucleotide sequence is from Labeo rohita strain BAU-BD-2019 chromosome 3, IGBB_LRoh.1.0, whole genome shotgun sequence.
TTAAATTATGGATAAGGCTACtattacaaaaaattacacTACACTAGtgggtttttgttttaaaaaggcGTTTTAggttacactagtgcgtttttgttttagtagtaGTTTACACTACTCTCAAAAACTGAGACTCTTGAAAACGCTGCAGACTCCGTTTTGAAAACTCCGGAGTTTCCGGAGAACTAAACAGAGACTTGAAAACGATggcgtggctgcccacattctTTCTGCGTATCCTTAACgaccgtgtaaacaataacatcgtGTTCATTGTTGTACCAATAGATATGTATGGGTAGATGCATCATTCGACCATTCCACGCACGTCGTAGACGCATCCGCCATCTAAATAACAGGGAATCTACCTGTACCTATCTATGGTTGCACCTgaatgaatggtcatgtgacatgtgttttcggttgtgtagtgtagacTGAGAACAAGAAGATCCCCCCAGCTGACCCAGGATGCCTTTCTGTGTGGAGTTTCCATGTTTTTCCCGTGTCTGCGTGGGTTTCCTCCAGGTGCTCCGGTTTCCCCCACAATCCAAAGACATGCGGTATAGGTGAATTGGACACAGTAAATTGGCCATAGTGAGTGAGTGTGTTCCAGCACTGGGGTTGCACGAGTTAGTGCACTCTCAGGGCTGGGTTGGGCATCCGGCATAAAACGTGCCAAATCGGCTGTGGTGACCCCTGATAAAGGGAGCAAgccgaaggagagagagagtgtgtgtagGTGGAGAACCTTTCTGAAAACGGCAGTATAGACGAggatagttttcattttaaaacaaaaactcactcgtgtaaacagggcctcagtccacactacacaaccgaaaacGCATGTCACGTGACCATTcataatgagcatgatgttGTTGTCAAAGATGCGCAGAGCGTTTTTAGGCAGCCACGCCatcggtttaaaaaaaatctccgTTTTGGTCCGTTTGCACTAAAACACCGTGTCTACGCCGGACGGGAGCGGCGTGGCGCGACAAAATGCAGTAGAACCCATTAATAATAactgatgctgtctacactggatgcggcgCGACACCACACGACAAATCCCTGATAGGGGATTTATGACGTGctcacacaaagttcaaatgatttgcaacgttttcaaactaaaacaagGTCTGCAGCGTTTTCGAAAGTCTCAGTTTTCGAGGGTCGAAAACACCATAGTGTAAACGACTTGTGTAactgtagcaaaagttatgcgttttaaaatgaaaaggcactagtgtaaacgtagccttTTAAATAAGTTGCTGGTAAATGTAAGCAGTGCACATTTTGGTCTGTGGTCAATAACATTTTAACTGACAAAGTGAAAGTTAAAAGATAACATATTCATGTTACGTGGCAACTGAATTCGCCGAAAGAAACATTCCACCCACAAATCTAAATGCTGTCATCACTTATTTAAGTTCTTTCAACTGCTCTAgctatttttaggttttattatCAATTTAAGAGCTGTTTGTTTGATCGCATTATGTACTGTAAGGTGATCTTTTAATGAAAGGAGAGTAAGACCTCATTGGATTAACCTTAATCTTATATAATCATTTGGCCACCAGACAGTTTCGGTTCCCATACTTCTGTCCCAATACTCTGCAATTcacacaggtttgaaatgacttaagggtaagtaaataatgggtaagctatccctttaataataaaCTTCAAGTTTCGAACACCCTACTTTCTGAAACTTAccagttttgtttttggctATTTAGGTTTGTTATCTTAAAATTTCTTTCCTGTTGCTGCTAACTTTGCTGACACATGGTCAGGCTCTTGCAAATTCAGTTCCTGACAGGATATCCGGTTTCAAAGCACAATTTACAGGACCCACATCAGGGATACTGACGGCTAATGCTTACATATCTATATCCAAGCACACAGAGCGTGACCGACCCTATGAAGGCCTTGAAACACAAGTCATCAGCAAAATCTTAAACCTTTACAAGCTGTGACAGGCCATCATAGTTCAGTGGACTATGAAAGAATGAAAGTGGCATTATAGCTGCAGTATCATTGTCGTTTACAGtgtaaaaatcattacaatattaacaaaacttGTTTAGAATTTTATCTCATCTTGTATAAATCCATTTTACTTGTAAGATGTTGTAAGATaaaatttgttttcaaaatatatcaaagttatttttttctttacttgttttaaaggggacatcagatactcatttttcacaagtttgtATGATTCTTTAGTGCCTTCATACAATGTCTGCACCagactttggttaaaattcctcaatgctTGTGAAAACTTTATACCtcgtcaaaaacagctctgttcacagcgacccatttggtgcatgtctctttaaatgataatgatcTCTGCCCACCCCGTCCCctctttcattttttggtgtatTCGGTGCCACGTTaccataaaaactaaaataatttacttgctctgatgttgggagaaaataaacacttctatgttcacttttacatccaactacgaggacggaaatatgctaatatgggacTGTCCGTCTGTGgctgtgggcggggcctgaacactatgacatcatactgctcagaaaatcaaaacggttTGAAAATtaagactgtttaggttttttaggGATTCAAAAAAAGAGTGACTggatttttttatcattgtagggtggttgtgtccacacactgctaagacatttatatgcaaacaccatgtgaAAGTAAATTAAGCATcaaatgtcccctttaaatatgaacaaattataaattgagaaaaaaagtaattgccaccaaggcaataataataaaaataatataagatTTAAGGTatattctctgaaaacaagtcttaacatattattttgtatgttatttatattattacttttgtgttatttatCTTGTTTAGGggtgtttagatatttttactaagaaataatgtaaacataaaagccattttaaatatatgtttttccAGTGTAGATCGTAAAAAAATCGTAAAATTCTAAAGTACACCTGTATCCTGTTCGTAATTGTTCAACCctgtgtaaaaaacaaaatattaataataattaaaaaaatagtatgaCGGCACTATGTGCCACTGTGACGCAACCGTAATCTATGCACATTGGGTTTAAgattaataatgtgttttagAATCAACAAAGCAAtgcaaataatgcattaatcCTGGAGATATCCTTCATGAATACAGAAACCATTACTGGACGTGGGGGTTTAAACCAATTTAGTGCTGATCATTCATATGAAGTAAACATTTCTATAAATGAATGTCCTATCAAATCCATATAAGTGCATTTTGTTGCGATTATTTTCATGCATTTCTGTGATTATGTTTGGAGATCTTTTCATAAGCCTCTTTCACACACAGTCTTTACTGGAAAATTACGGGTAAATTACTGCTTAGAGAACATGTATGAACAGGGCCTTTTCAAAAATACCTGTAAATTCGTTCTGGCAATTACCGGTATGGGAAGTTGTAACATTACCAGTATTTAACTGGTAATCTGCTCTGTGTGAACGTAGAAAGATGTTACCGGTATTAAATCTGCTTTGGTCCAAATTGGCCAATCATAGCGTTTTTATGGAGATTACATGATTACTCCGAGCTGTTTACAAAGCTCCGctgcttttttaaatgagtttttctatgttaatatgCGTTTAGATGGACATCTCGTAGCTTTTTCACTGTGTCACGCTCAAGACCCAGCCTTCTTTACCATTCATCAGTGCTGCATACTATTATGCACGTCCTGTGTTAATAAGatcaaaaatgcattctgaaatgttgttaaattagaCAGATAAAGTGCTTCTACTCATGCAGACAATGGTGCAGCTTTTAAAGATGGTTTCCAAAAACTGACATCACAGAATTTACCAGCATTTTGGTGCTAATGTGTGCTGATGTCTCTTACCGGTAAAAATACAGAACTCCGTTGGCTGTGTGAAGGTACTGGTAATTCTACAGGAATTTACCTGGATTgctgtgtgaaaggggctataGTGATGAAATATAAGTAAAACCATGCTGGGTTAACCTTGGAGTCACTGGACGAAGTATATGAagaataatcaaattaattgtaattaattgtaattttatagcTATGAAGTGGCTAAATCATTCGGTATCACTCTTGTTAGAGAGTCCAAAGCAACAGATCTGATCAAAGAGTAAACTATGCTGGTTTTCTTTGCTGTTTTTACAGTCCGCGTATGATGTGGTGGGAAGTCATAAGAATTGGAATTGTGGATCTTGAAAACTGAATCATGAACCACAAAAGGCTGTGAAACTTCTTCCTATCATTCAGTTTCACTTCTCACTTCAACTTATTAAGCTGCTCATTTGAAACTGACCCGTTTCTCTTAATGTTTCTCTTTTGCATATGGGTTCTCCAGCAAATAgtgatattttttatagttgtCCAGCAGGTATTTGGGAGCATACATATGCTCTTTGGGGTCTGAGGGTGGGTACTCTGGTACAGACCCATCAAACCACCCCCCTGTCTGTATTAAGTCTTCAATATAACTTATCTTCCGTTTCTCGCTGTAATCGCCCCAACGTGGGAAGTCTCCATTTTGAGCCGATATGAGTTTGTAATAAATTCCCTCTGGTTTAAAACACCAGGAACAGTGCCATCCAGCATAGTGAACAGGGCTTCCGATGGCCCACGGTACCAGAATGCGTCCCGTGGAGTTCTCGTATTCCCGGAATCCCGACATGGAATAATACGACCGGCGGCGAAGGAGAATCCCATCACCCTTGTAAACCTTAAAGAGCATAGCTGCCGTGCAAGCAGATAAAACGTTTAGCGTTCCAAACTGCCTCCAGTAGAATCCGTATAGGGATTTACGCATGTGGATCCCgactggttccgtccagccgtCGTGGAGCTTGAGGAAAAGGATTCCATCTCGAGCTGGAATTTCATCCGCATCGTCGATGATGAAAACATCATCCCGTTTGAGGCCCTTAAGCCTCGACATtccatttttggtcaaatagGTGCGCAGGTAATCGTCCGCGATCCAGCCGTCCGCACGGCCGCCATCAGGAAAATGGTCCAGGAAGATGTACAGGATTTTGTGCTTTATATAGTCAAATGTTCCGTTTAGGATCATCTGCCGGAACAAAAGAGGTCTTGAGTCACCATACGCAGTGAAATTGGATTCGCAAATCAAAAACACGTCCACAACATCTCCAAGTTCGTGGAATCGAGCGTGTAGTAGGTCAAACTCGTGGTTGACGTTGATGGCATTGATGACCCGACGTGGAACTTTTCTGGGTGTTACTTTTGACTTGGACGGGAGGTTGGAATGATACACGATGGTAGGGATGCCACAGTGAGGGCCGTGCCAACCCTGCAGGCAGGGACACCGAACCATCTGCTCGTTTGTATTGATTGCTTTGTCTTTGGGGTCGATTTCTCTGTGATGTTGCAGTAACTTGTGGCGAGTTGCGAAGTCGGCCAGATCCGTCCCCTCTTTTAAGCACATGGCTCCAGATTCGGTGTGGATGAAAAAGGGTGTGGGATCATTTTGAAGTACAAAGGTACGTTCATGAAGTTTCCCATCTGGGAGAATCTCATTTGAGTCAAAACTGCCCTGTTTGGAAGAAAAGaagattattataaatacacttTCATACATCTATGATCAAAGCGACATTCTTGTATTAGCTATGACACTTTGTGTTGTTAGATTGTTAGTTAtgctgtcagtttttgggatgCCCAAATCTAAATATGACAGTTGccacaaaaaagtaaatgaccccatgatttacttatttttaagccacgtatgtgactttttttctttcagacgaatacaatcagagatatattaaaaatgtcctggctcttccaagctttataatgtcagtgaatggctgttgagattttgaagtccaataaagtgcatccatcataaaaagtactccacatggctccagagGATTAAAGAGCAGGCCAAAtgattttaaagtgtcctattATTGTGTTAGAGTtccctacaacaggtttaaatgcatctaaggtcagaaaacattttgatataattttaattcttgATATTCTTAGAACTCAGTTGAAAATGTACACTTAACCTATCAatcgtacttacaggttgtggttcgTAGACGCGTGttagtccaaataaagaagattagaagccaaagaagataaaagccaagattagagaagcagtcctTGGTAAACTGACAAGCATACAACTAAagatttaaattgtattgtggtattgtgaaaaaaatgaattttaacctCTGATTCTTTACATCATCATTTGTACACAAAGTAAACTAGCTTTCACAGCACAGAACACAGCGTCTTCTCCAAATGATGAACTAgcggaagtgtttgtgggcacGTCAGACTGTTTGTATGTCGCAGGCAGGTGgggattatgcaaatgtgtaacCACAGGGGCATTTATAATCGAtgcattcataatcattactttaGCCAGTGCTCTGCAGCGAACTTTATGCGTGCACTTCAGCGTGAAATAGCTATACGCCTAAATGACTATATTAAAGTATAGTTTGGCAGGTTATTATACtaatcaatttaatataatCGTGCGACTAATTGactagaaaaatctttagtcgggGCCAGGCCTTGGCACAACGAACCgatccatttttaaaataaaatgctgacaTCATGCGCAACTGCAAATCACGTCAGGTTGTATTGCATTGCAGTAGTTATGCATGTGTAaggagtcaaatgtttttattttatttcattttttttatgggGGTGCTATGAGGggctttggtttttcagcaccTGGTTGGAGCACCTGCTAGGCCCTCCCTAGCACCGCCCATGTAGATTGGTAACAGGCAAAAGACTGGAAAATATGACGACTCGTTAAGGCGATTCTGAGATGACTCTTTCTTTAGAGAGACGATATCTTgatatacaatacatttttttcattaacaactttgcagactgtttacactgaagaatagctacgttacaaactgcaaacaaagatatttttcaaaaacccaTGACCTTCTCTTTaaaaaaggccttctgaagaGAACCGATatgtttgtgtgagaaaaaatatccatatttaaaactttataaaccgtaatctctactTTCCTGTAACTGTTGTATACgcgttcatgagagagtggtgttccagcagatgacgtaggacgtaggtGTAGTGTAAactctggtgagaatatgctactCTCGTGAGAAATGAtctcctttctttttttaaaaaaatacaaatccatgttttgttttgctctctccacttTGCTTCCACGTTCACCAAAGTGTTCGCCTACATCTTACATCATCCGCTGAAACACAACTCTCTTGTGAACATACAAACGACAGTAAGcaaaagctagagattatgctttataaagtttttaaatatggatattttttatacaaacaTGCATCGATTCATTTCAGAAGGGCTTTATTAACCCTCTCGGGCCATGTGGGGTATggtttatgatggatggactcATTTTTttggagttaaaaaaaaaaatcaacagccattcattgccattataaagcttggaagagccaggacattttttttatataactctgattgccaATAATTCAGCTGCGAACTGACTATGTGACCCAACCggtgttttaaaattttaaagtcaAAGACATAATTGCTTTCTGTGTAAAACACTTCACAATTAAACCTGaaagttatacatttaaaaccCAGCCCAAACCCCAAGGGAATGACAAACTAAGAGCTCAGGGGTCATTCAATGAAAACGATGCCTTTTTCACttggaaaaattgaaaaataaaatgtttaatcaatattttttaaacatccatggaatgaagacaccttaaaatgacaaaaaatgtactgtgtcatctcaggctatgtaatttattattttatgactatttttccACCTCATGTTTTGGTACTCTAAAAAGTAACAGGTTGACAGTAACAGGTTTGACTGTTTCAAACAAATTCCTAGCTAATCAAGTTCAAGTTCACAAAGGCACATATTGTACACTTTGAAAGGATTTTACTTGTAGATgttgattatattaaatgtaagatataattgtttaaatttacattttaaaaatggtaacaggtGATGGGAGTAACAGCGTTACTAACGGCGTTATTTTTCTCAGTgacgagtaatcaaacgaattactgtttcccgcattacaacgccgttaccgttactgacaataaaatgtggcgttactataatttattataatcatattattataattttatttattataatttatttatttatttattatttaaatgcatacttGGACCAAAAACACTGCTTAACAATGAGActatatttagaacaatatgcaaatgtaatttttataacattttgcGAATTAAAAGCCCTGCTGAAAAAGTAAAATCACAGTGAGTGACAGGCCAAAAACCTTACCCTTACCAgcatgcatacattttaaaataataatttaatggacTTTTGATGTAATATTGATGAAAGCATACATAGTATTGTTACGTTTttttaattgcacatttatttgttgttatgttAAATCTATGGTTGATTATTCCTTAGAGACACAAAAGGCACAGTTTTCGTGGAATCACCCTCACTAAAACCATAGACCTCTAGATGTCTCTGACCTGCTTTGACTTTACGTTCAGGCGGCTGAGTTTGTGAACATCTTGCTGGGAGTTGAAGTCAGCAGCTGGAATATTCCAgaagatatcgctgaatatCTTCAGAGTCTTCAGATGGTTGGAGGGAGAGGAGAATTCCTGCAGCAGCGGAATATTGTACAGGGCTTTGTAGTAATGAAGGAAGGAAACAACAAAAATCCCCAGTAAGCACAGAAGGAAGACTTTATGCCTTCTTATTCTCATCCTGTAAGACAGAGAAAATTCTGTTAAAGTAAAAACGGAAGCATGTCACACAACATTTTCTGGCTGTCTGGGTGTCCTCTCAGTCCAAAATAACAGCTAATCAAATAGCGACATGCTAACGCAATGACATTTAGCAATCTCATTTTGCAGCGGATCACGGAAGTTGTTCAAAAGCATTAACTAACACGATTTAGTCCTTAGATGAGCAGTGTTGTGCAACTTTAGCAACCATGGGAAAGACTAGGGAACTTAttaaatttttgtgtgaacagcACCTTACACTGTGTGTGAAAATTGATCGAAATGCACTAAAGATGGTATTAAAATCCtgtattaaaatgtttgctGGTCTCTCCAGGTTGAATGTTATGAAAGTCAAGACTCACTTCTTGCCTGCTCATTCATCAAACATTAACACACAACAGTGTATTATTCCAAACTATGTGGTAATCGTTGCATTTGTTACAGTAACTGTTGGAGCTGTCTGGAGCCAAGAGATAACAGCTTCTACTGACTGTAAAGACACATGACTACAAAGATAAAAAAGTCATGTTTACATATCTagatgctgtttttttactgGTCGTTACTGGAACAGCATCCCATGAGCAACACATGGCTCAGTGATTAGATGGTGATGAAGGAGGACTAAGATATAAGTAACTGTACAGTTTATGGTTGTCTCAACTGAACCTACAAACACTTAGTTGTTGGAATTACATTACAGCtgtaaagaaacttttttttgcacagtATTCATACAACAGTATTTTAGGTTATTAAATCtaattttagaatattaaacaataaaggCATGCATATATATcgactttttgattattttctcaAGCATAGTTACTTCTgtaaataccgttttgtggctctttaatttGTCGTCACTGTACTTCCTTCTTAGATCAATCAGCATGTGAACCGATCatcttttcttatttacttaaagcatgaaataaatatgaCTAATATGACTAACTTTAAGTCAACTGAAGTTAATCTAcactcctgtctgatttgtttgtctgacaaaatggcagattctgcattatgattggtcagatcgcctgtcaatcaagctgtttgcaaagggtcaattgaAAACGCAAATTCAccctctgacagcaggtggcgcatATGGAACAGCAGAAAGATTGTTTCCTTGGTGTACTGGTGTAAACAAAGCAATGCTGCACTTATAAACACCACTTTGCATTATAAAGAGGtaagttgaaaaaaaataaaatctaaactttttctgaagacagtcagttcccctcagagatacattcttTATAAACCCCACCCACAACTGTAAATCGCAATTTGTTTAAACATCTCAACCGATTTGAATGGTCACATATTTTTATCCACATATGTTTAATTGATTTTCAACCTCGGCTCGGAGTACTTTGTTACCTAATTAATTATccctaattaaaatgatttttaaatgaaaaatataatgatttaacataaaaaaaaaacaataaaagtgtaatataaatatatgggTGTTTTCTTTCATGGTGGGGTCAGGGAAAATTTGCAAAGCAAGTCCAGCATAACAATTTTATAGCAGACAAGACACTTATCCATATAGAAGTTTATGGAGTTACAATTTTTATTGTACAGACCTGAGTAAGGTATTTctcataaaagacatttacatatagcccacaagagaacatgatagttgaatttataaaaatgcatttaaaagatcacatccccttgattcttaatactgtgttgttacctgaatgatccacagctgtgtttttttgttttgtgatagttgtcccttgtttgtcctaaacacttaaactgcccactgttcttcggaaacaagtatcttctgtagattctgaagggcagtactaaatggaaaaaaatatgatatttagccttaataagaaaaatgtatgcatcttcattcttttcaaaagttttcaccctggctcttaatgcattgtgagcatttgaaccc
It contains:
- the mgat3a gene encoding beta-1,4-mannosyl-glycoprotein 4-beta-N-acetylglucosaminyltransferase a isoform X2, translating into MRIRRHKVFLLCLLGIFVVSFLHYYKALYNIPLLQEFSSPSNHLKTLKIFSDIFWNIPAADFNSQQDVHKLSRLNVKSKQGSFDSNEILPDGKLHERTFVLQNDPTPFFIHTESGAMCLKEGTDLADFATRHKLLQHHREIDPKDKAINTNEQMVRCPCLQGWHGPHCGIPTIVYHSNLPSKSKVTPRKVPRRVINAINVNHEFDLLHARFHELGDVVDVFLICESNFTAYGDSRPLLFRQMILNGTFDYIKHKILYIFLDHFPDGGRADGWIADDYLRTYLTKNGMSRLKGLKRDDVFIIDDADEIPARDGILFLKLHDGWTEPVGIHMRKSLYGFYWRQFGTLNVLSACTAAMLFKVYKGDGILLRRRSYYSMSGFREYENSTGRILVPWAIGSPVHYAGWHCSWCFKPEGIYYKLISAQNGDFPRWGDYSEKRKISYIEDLIQTGGWFDGSVPEYPPSDPKEHMYAPKYLLDNYKKYHYLLENPYAKEKH
- the mgat3a gene encoding beta-1,4-mannosyl-glycoprotein 4-beta-N-acetylglucosaminyltransferase a isoform X1, translated to MGRSHLTVRMRIRRHKVFLLCLLGIFVVSFLHYYKALYNIPLLQEFSSPSNHLKTLKIFSDIFWNIPAADFNSQQDVHKLSRLNVKSKQGSFDSNEILPDGKLHERTFVLQNDPTPFFIHTESGAMCLKEGTDLADFATRHKLLQHHREIDPKDKAINTNEQMVRCPCLQGWHGPHCGIPTIVYHSNLPSKSKVTPRKVPRRVINAINVNHEFDLLHARFHELGDVVDVFLICESNFTAYGDSRPLLFRQMILNGTFDYIKHKILYIFLDHFPDGGRADGWIADDYLRTYLTKNGMSRLKGLKRDDVFIIDDADEIPARDGILFLKLHDGWTEPVGIHMRKSLYGFYWRQFGTLNVLSACTAAMLFKVYKGDGILLRRRSYYSMSGFREYENSTGRILVPWAIGSPVHYAGWHCSWCFKPEGIYYKLISAQNGDFPRWGDYSEKRKISYIEDLIQTGGWFDGSVPEYPPSDPKEHMYAPKYLLDNYKKYHYLLENPYAKEKH